The region CAGCAAGCTGCGCGCCGATGCAGTGTTGCAACGCAAGTTGTTAAGCCTGCCGAACGTCGATGTCATCACCAGCGCACTGACCAGTGAAGTCAAAGGCGATGGCCAGAAAGTGACAGGACTGGTGTTCAAAGACCGCAACTCCGACGAGTTCGTGATGGTCGAGCTGGAGGGGATCTTTGTACAGATCGGTCTATTGCCCAACACGGATTGGCTTAAAGGGACCATCGAACTGTCACCTCGCGGCGAGATCATCGTTGATGCTCGTGGTGAAACCTCGATGCCGGGCATTTTTGCTGCCGGCGACGTGACTACCGTGCCGTATAAGCAGATTGTGATTGCGGTAGGTGAGGGCGCCAAGGCCTCCCTGAGCGCCTTCGATCATCTGATTCGAAGCTCCGCCCCAGCGTAAACGCCAGCGCTGAAAACACAAAACCCCATGAGTGATCATGGGGTTTTTCATGGTGCGCCAGGCATGGCGCGTTGCGCGCAAGCGCAACCAGTTTGGCTGTGGTGGCCACGCTGGTGACTTGGAGGTGCAAGTCCTCTACACACCCGGCAAGGGGAAGTGTTAGCCGAAGGCAAGGGTGTCGCGGGTGACTGCGAATCTGAAGGAAGCCTTAGGCAAAATGCTGGCCTGACGAACAGGAAGCGGATGAGGCGGCGTAGCGGGGTAAGGTGGCCATGATTACCAAAGCCCGATACTTGCACGGAACGCTACGACGTAGATCCGACAGGCATAAGCAGGAAGGTCGCGCGAATTACCCTGGGAGATCTGCACGTTTGCCATTGTGCTACCGAGCGTCGTGAGGCGACGGGATGAGCGTGCAGAAGTCAGCCGAGGCCGTAGTAAGTGACGAATAACCCCGTCACCAAGGGCTGAACAGGTTATGCCGCCAGTAGGCGTCAGAGTCTCGTCGAATGTCGAAAAGCAGAAATTTCTCCGAGGGAGAACTGTGACCCCAAGTTCCGGACAGAATCCGCGGGCGACGGCTGGCAGTGCGCAGGCATCGGCGGCGTCTGTGGCGTGGACGAACGCGGAGCCGGACACGCTGATGGAGCGGGTGCTTGCACCGGCAAATCTCAAGCGTGCGTATCAACGCGTGGTCAGCAACAAGGGTGCGCCGGGTGCCGATGGCATGACGGTCGACCCATTGGCTGACTATGTGAATCAGTATTGGCCGACCCTCAAGGTGCGGCTGCTGGCCGGCGAGTATCACCCGCAAGGTGTGCGCGCCGTCGAAATCCCAAAACCCAAAGGCGGAACCCGTCAGTTGGGTATCCCCAATGTGATGGATCGTCTGATCCAGCAGGCTCTGCTGCAACAGCTCACGCCAATCTTCGACCCTCTGTTCTCGGACTACAGCTACGGCTTTCGTCCAAACAGAAGCGCTCACCACGCCATCGAAACAGCCCGTGCCCATGTGGCGGCGGGCCACCGCTGGTGTGTGGAGCTTGATCTTGAGAAGTTCTTTGATCGGGTCAACCACGATGTATTGATGGCTTATGTAGAGCGTCAAATCGAAGACAAGCGTGTGCTCAGGCTCATTCGCCGTTACCTCGAGGCCGGCGTGATGTCAGGCGGTATCGCCAGTCGACGGCAGGAAGGGACGCCGCAAGGCGGCCCGCTCTCGCCGTTGCTGTCGAACATCCTGCTCAACGAACTCGATCGCGAGCTGGAACGGCGGGGTCATTGCTTCGTGCGCTACGCCGATGATGCGAACATTTATGTGCGCAGTCGTCGTGCTGGGGCGCGAGTGATGGCCAGTGTTGAGCGCTTTCTCAATCGGCGTCTGAAACTGACGTTGAACCGGGAAAAGAGCCGTGTGGCAAGGCCTTGGGCCTGTGACTATCTGGGTTATGGGATGAGCTGGCATCAACAGCCGAGGCTAAGAGTGGCGACGATGAGTCTGGGTCGTTTACGCGACCGACTCAGAGACCTGCTGCGCGGAGCGCGGGGCCACAAGATGGCGAACGTCATCGAGCGGATAAACCCCGTACTACGCGGTTGGGCTGGCTACTTCAAGCTGAGTCAGAGCAAGCGGCCCCTTGAGGAACTGGACGGCTGGGTGCGGCATAAACTTCGCTGCATCATCTGGCGTCAATGGAAGCAGCCCTCTACGAGGGCGCGCAACTTGATGCGCTTAGGACTCAGCGAAGCGCGTGCCTGCAAATCAGCGTTCAACGGTCGAGGTCCATGGTGGAGCTCGGGAGCGCCACATATGAATCAGGCGCTGCCGAAGAAACTGTGGGATGGACTCGGGCTGGTCTCGATACTGGATACGATAAACCGGCTTAGCCGTATAACCTGAACCGCCGTATACGGAACCGTATGTACGGTGGTGTGAGAGGACGGCGGCTGTGAAGCCGCCTCCTACTCGAATTGTGGGCGGTGGGCTTGCGATAAGTGTTACATCGGGGACGGCTGAATGATCTCTACCCAATACGCATCCGGGTCCTTGATGAATGCCAGGCTCTTCATACGACCATCGTTAAGGCGTTTCTGGAAATCGCAGCCGAGGGCTTCGAAACGCTCGCATGCGGCGCGGATGTCCGGCACCGAGATGCAGATGTGGCCAAAGCCACGCGGGTCGGTGTTGCCGTTGTGATATGCGAAATCCGCGTCGTTCTCTGTTCCGTGGTTGTGGGTCAGTTCGAGAATGCCGGGGATTGATTTCATCCATTCGGTGCGTGCCGCAGCATCAGCCGGAATCTGGCTTTTATCGACCAGTGCCAGAAAGTA is a window of Pseudomonas sp. DC1.2 DNA encoding:
- the gloA gene encoding lactoylglutathione lyase is translated as MSLHELNTFPGVTAQPDTATQEFVFNHTMLRVKDITKSLDFYTRILGFSLVEKRDFAEAEFSLYFLALVDKSQIPADAAARTEWMKSIPGILELTHNHGTENDADFAYHNGNTDPRGFGHICISVPDIRAACERFEALGCDFQKRLNDGRMKSLAFIKDPDAYWVEIIQPSPM
- the ltrA gene encoding group II intron reverse transcriptase/maturase, producing the protein MPPVGVRVSSNVEKQKFLRGRTVTPSSGQNPRATAGSAQASAASVAWTNAEPDTLMERVLAPANLKRAYQRVVSNKGAPGADGMTVDPLADYVNQYWPTLKVRLLAGEYHPQGVRAVEIPKPKGGTRQLGIPNVMDRLIQQALLQQLTPIFDPLFSDYSYGFRPNRSAHHAIETARAHVAAGHRWCVELDLEKFFDRVNHDVLMAYVERQIEDKRVLRLIRRYLEAGVMSGGIASRRQEGTPQGGPLSPLLSNILLNELDRELERRGHCFVRYADDANIYVRSRRAGARVMASVERFLNRRLKLTLNREKSRVARPWACDYLGYGMSWHQQPRLRVATMSLGRLRDRLRDLLRGARGHKMANVIERINPVLRGWAGYFKLSQSKRPLEELDGWVRHKLRCIIWRQWKQPSTRARNLMRLGLSEARACKSAFNGRGPWWSSGAPHMNQALPKKLWDGLGLVSILDTINRLSRIT